From Arachis stenosperma cultivar V10309 chromosome 2, arast.V10309.gnm1.PFL2, whole genome shotgun sequence, one genomic window encodes:
- the LOC130963661 gene encoding auxin response factor 9-like — MMLNRGSNVSAEGGGDELYSQLWKACAGPLVDVPRVGERVFYFPQGHMEQLEASTNQELNQRIPLFKLPSKILCRVVNIHLLAEQETDEVYAQITLVPESNQADEPTSPDPSPAEPTRPTVHSFSKVLTASDTSTHGGFSVLRKHATECLPALDMSQPTPTQELVAKDLHGYEWRFKHIFRGQPRRHLLTTGWSTFVTSKRLVAGDTFVFLRGQNGELRVGVRRLARQQSNMPSSVISSQSMHLGVLATASHAVATQTLFVVYYKPRTSQFIISLNKYLDAVNNKFSVGMRFKMRFEGDDSTDTDKRFSGTIVGLEDISPHWENSKWRSLKVQWDEPAAVPRPDRVSPWEMEPYVAPALTSSVQPAVVKAKRPRPPSEHPDLDTQSAASVFWDSGLTQADMTQHSVMAESKRSDTTSVWHHKQIDMNSKSNSNLMSRNQTEGSWLSSPHSSCPSQLFQDTMDDSKSVSAWPAPNPHSSRLNNDHVHDQVDKENKAETASSCRLFGIDLIDHSRNSSAVEKAAAQAVNVHSFTSEGCVSTVSKTEAGQKSDASKTGKEKKQEQQQVLPKETQSKQICSRSRTKVQMQGVAVGRAVDLTMLDGYEHLIVELEELFDIKGQLQDRNKWEIVFTDDEGDMMLVGDDPWPEFCHMVRRIFICSSQDVKKMSTGSKLPISSIEEGTVISSETAET; from the exons ATGATGTTGAATCGCGGGTCAAATGTTTCGGCCGAAG GGGGTGGAGATGAGCTGTATTCGCAGCTATGGAAGGCATGTGCGGGACCACTGGTGGACGTTCCTCGTGTTGGAGAGAGGGTCTTCTACTTCCCTCAGGGGCACATGGAACAA TTAGAGGCATCAACGAATCAGGAATTGAATCAGAGGATTCCTTTGTTCAAACTTCCCTCAAAGATCCTTTGTCGCGTCGTGAACATTCATTTACTG GCTGAACAAGAAACTGATGAGGTTTATGCACAGATTACTTTGGTGCCGGAATCTAAT CAAGCTGATGAGCCTACGAGCCCCGATCCGTCCCCTGCTGAACCAACAAGGCCGACAGTTCACTCGTTCTCCAAAGTTTTAACTGCCTCAGATACCAGCACCCATGGCGGCTTTTCTGTTCTCAGGAAACATGCCACAGAATGCCTTCCTGCTTTG gaCATGTCCCAACCAACACCGACTCAGGAGTTGGTTGCGAAGGATCTTCATGGTTATGAATGGCGCTTCAAGCATATATTTCGAG GTCAACCACGCAGACACTTGCTCACAACAGGGTGGAGTACTTTTGTGACTTCCAAAAGATTGGTTGCTGGAGACACCTTTGTATTCTTGAG AGGGCAGAATGGGGAATTGCGTGTAGGAGTGCGCCGTCTTGCTCGTCAGCAGAGTAACATGCCATCATCTGTAATTTCCAGTCAGAGCATGCACCTCGGTGTGCTTGCTACTGCCTCTCATGCTGTTGCTACTCAGACACTTTTCGTAGTTTATTATAAGCCACG CACGAGCCAGTTCATCATCAGCCTCAACAAGTATTTGGATGCTGTCAACAACAAATTTAGTGTTGGGATGAGGTTTAAGATGAGGTTCGAAGGGGATGATTCCACAGACACTGATAAAAG ATTTTCGGGTACCATTGTTGGATTGGAAGATATATCTCCTCATTGGGAAAATTCTAAGTGGCGATCACTTAAG GTTCAATGGGATGAACCTGCAGCTGTTCCAAGACCTGATAGGGTTTCCCCATGGGAGATGGAACCCTACGTGGCTCCTGCTCTTACATCCTCAGTTCAACCTGCTGTTGTAAAGGCCAAAAGGCCTCGACCACCAAGTGAACATCCCGATCTCG ACACCCAATCGGCTGCCTCAGTTTTCTGGGATTCAGGTCTAACACAGGCTGATATGACACAGCATAGTGTGATGGCCGAAAGCAAAAGGAGTGATACTACCAGCGTGTGGCATCATAAGCAGATCGATATGAATAGTAAAAGCAACAGCAATCTGATGTCAAGGAATCAGACAGAAGGAAGTTGGCTATCTTCCCCCCATTCTTCTTGTCCTTCGCAATTATTTCAGGACACAATGGATGACAGCAAGAGCGTCTCAGCTTGGCCTGCTCCAAATCCACACTCGTCTAGATTGAACAATGATCATGTGCATGATCAGGTTGACAAGGAAAACAAAGCTGAGACTGCTTCGAGTTGTCGACTTTTTGGCATTGATCTTATTGATCATTCCCGGAACTCGTCTGCTGTAGAGAAGGCAGCTGCACAGGCGGTAAACGTTCACAGTTTCACCTCTGAAGGCTGTGTGAGCACAGTTTCCAAAACCGAGGCAGGTCAAAAGTCTGATGCCTCGAAGACTGGTAAGGAGAAGAAACAAGAGCAGCAGCAAGTATTGCCGAAAGAGACTCAGAGCAAGCAGATATGTAGCAGAAGTCGCACCAAG GTTCAAATGCAGGGTGTCGCAGTAGGTCGTGCCGTGGATCTGACTATGTTGGATGGCTATGAGCATCTTATTGTTGAATTGGAGGAGTTGTTCGACATAAAAGGGCAGCTTCAAGACAGGAATAAGTGGGAAATTGTCTTCACTGATGATGAGGGAGATATGATGCTGGTGGGAGACGATCCATGGCC TGAATTCTGCCACATGGTTAGGAGAATTTTTATCTGTTCCAGTCAAGATGTGAAGAAGATGAGCACAGGAAGCAAACTACCAATCTCTTCAATCGAAGAAGGCACTGTAATAAGTTCAGAAACTGCTGAAACATGA